ATTCGTCAAAACTTTTTTAGCGCATTTACATTTCACGTAGCAGCTACAGCTTTTCACTATCCTAACGGTATTAGCGATGTGACGGCTTTCTATGGGGTATTAGATCAAAATGATTTGGCTTATGCGCAGTCTTATGACGTGAATCGCGAATTGGGCAAATACACCCTTTCAGCACGCATGACTCGTATTTGGGCGGAGGAACAATCCACCCTTTATTTAGGTTATCATTTTGCAGAATTTCATACCGCCACCTCTCAACATTCCTTTTTATTAGGAAACAGTTTCCGCGTAGGACAGCGCGCCAAAGTAGATGCCGCGTATAACCACTTGCGCAATAGCGATAACAAAGACAAGAGAGATATATTCTTTATCAACTTAAATGTTGCTTTTTAACGGGGAAAAATATGCCTGAAAACGAAAAGATGGATACTAGCAATCAGATCACTCACACTCAAGATGCAGCCAAAATGCTCTCTCTGGTGTCGCATAAACTCAGAACGCCGCTTTCCATTATTAATGGATATTCGGAGGCTATTTTATCTCAATCCTCCAAAGAAAAATTTTCCCCTTTTACCACCAAAGCCTTAGAGGAAATCAACAAACAAGGCATCAAACTGTGTGCTTTGGTGGATAAACTTATGTTTTTTAACAAAGTGGAAAACTTACAACCCAAAGATTTGGCAAAAAAACAAATTAATTTAAAAAATTTGTTAAAAGTTTGTGCTAATGATGCCATTTCCCATGAGGAAGATTCTTCCACCGTTCCCTCCACTTCCGCCATTGCCAAACGGGGAACTTTTATTGAAATAGACTGTCCGTCTAATTTAGAGATCAAAAGCGATGAAGAATTGATGGCATTTCTATTGGAAGAATTGATAACTAATGCCATTAAATTCAATACAAAGGCAGAAAAGATCATCAAGGTTCAATGTGCTCATCATGGAGATAGTGTATCCATTTCCGTACGCGATTATGGAACAGGCGTAAGACCTCAGGACGTCAATAAAATTTTTGAGCGTTTTTACCAAGTAGATGATTATTTTACCGGCCAAATTGATGGTTGGGGTTTGGGTCTTCCGATGGTGAAAAAAATACTGGATTTACATGGCGGAAGCATCAGTGTCATCTCAGACAGAGGCTTAGGCACCATCTTTACGGTTAGTTTACCCATTGTATGACATCAACAGATTTATTGGACAATATTTCTCAACAGACGGATTCTTTTCGTAATTTGGTCTTGAAAGAGACTTCTTCTCTGCGTGATTTTACGCGTCGTTTAGAGCAAA
This is a stretch of genomic DNA from Elusimicrobiaceae bacterium. It encodes these proteins:
- a CDS encoding HAMP domain-containing histidine kinase; this translates as MPENEKMDTSNQITHTQDAAKMLSLVSHKLRTPLSIINGYSEAILSQSSKEKFSPFTTKALEEINKQGIKLCALVDKLMFFNKVENLQPKDLAKKQINLKNLLKVCANDAISHEEDSSTVPSTSAIAKRGTFIEIDCPSNLEIKSDEELMAFLLEELITNAIKFNTKAEKIIKVQCAHHGDSVSISVRDYGTGVRPQDVNKIFERFYQVDDYFTGQIDGWGLGLPMVKKILDLHGGSISVISDRGLGTIFTVSLPIV